A window from Candidatus Latescibacter sp. encodes these proteins:
- a CDS encoding type II toxin-antitoxin system HicB family antitoxin, with translation MDAETSASSYGAHVPDLPGCIVAGSSREEVLELIKGAIEFHIQGLKDEGHIIPPPSSVSELVEVTTA, from the coding sequence ATGCCGAAACAAGTGCATCCAGTTATGGAGCACACGTGCCGGACCTTCCCGGATGCATCGTAGCAGGCAGCTCGCGCGAGGAGGTACTGGAGCTTATCAAGGGAGCAATCGAATTTCATATCCAGGGTCTCAAGGACGAAGGACATATCATTCCCCCGCCTTCCTCTGTAAGCGAGCTTGTAGAAGTAACCACCGCATAA